One window of the Colletotrichum destructivum chromosome 6, complete sequence genome contains the following:
- a CDS encoding Putative short-chain dehydrogenase/reductase SDR, NAD(P)-binding domain superfamily codes for MTVSTKRSVLITGCSEGGSGNALALEFAARGLRVFATARSLKSINALSEKGIETFALDVTSPESIALLQQEIAKRTGGKLDILFNNAGMMYEAPAIESDTQQVKKMFDTNVFGLFDVVSTFAPLLIAAASGSNTEPIIVNVASIVARVPFPFASAYNASKAAVSSYSDTLRLELSPLGVRVVTLFMGEVSTRLMSQDNIKFEEGSLYADVEHKVKERSAHHAKASVTPDVFAKQVVSKVLSGSNDSYIWKGTNAFLIWLLNAFGPRKVFDSVMKGAVGLNDNALVKKIYERGQRLAAS; via the exons ATGACTGTCTCCACCAAGCGATCTGTTCTGATAACAGG ATGCTCTGAGGGCGGTTCGGGCAATGCTCTGGCTCTGGAGTTTGCAGCCAGGGGTCTTCGGGTGTTTGCTACTGCTCGGTCACTTAAGTCGATAAACGCTCTTTCGGAGAAGGGAATTGAAACCTTCGCTCTTGACGTCACTTCTCCAGAGAGCATTGCTCTCTTACAACAAGAGATCGCCAAAAGAACAGGCGGCAAGCTTGACATCTTATTCAACAATGCCGGAATGA TGTACGAGGCGCCGGCTATCGAATCTGATACCCAGCAAGTCAAGAAAATGTTCGATACCAATGTATTCGGACTCTTCGACGTTGTATCAACCTTTGCGCCTCTTCTTATCGCTGCAGCATCTGGCTCCAACACCGAGCCGATCATTGTCAATGTGGCGTCCATCGTCGCACGCGTTCCTTTCCCATTTGCGTCCGCTTACAATGCATCAAAGGCAGCCGTGTCTTCCTATTCGGACACCCTCAGACTTGAACTCAGTCCACTGGGAGTGCGCGTCGTCACACTCTTCATGGGCGAGGTCTCTACACGCCTTATGTCGCAAGACAACATCAAGTTTGAGGAAGGGAGCCTCTACGCTGATGTCGAGCACAAGGTCAAGGAAAGATCGGCACACCATGCAAAGGCATCCGTGACCCCGGATGTATTCGCAAAGCAGGTCGTGTCCAAGGTCTTAAGTGGCAGTAATGACAGCTACATCTGGAAAGGCACAAACGCCTTCTTGATCTGGCTCCTCAACGCCTTCGGCCCCCGCAAGGTATTCGACTCGGTCATGAAGGGCGCGGTAGGGCTCAACGACAATGCCTTGGTAAAAAAGATATACGAGCGAGGACAGCGACTGGCGGCTTCCTAG
- a CDS encoding Putative P-loop containing nucleoside triphosphate hydrolase — protein MFSSCDFPATEIDEPEISARGSKPHSPSRPSIIRSDFGDNNRIHLGDLNYHFPSGSYHPSTPFQKNDSFLSDVSAIDPQNQRSWIKSLNPAWYARAFSDLLGENEEFGKWLTSNAGQLLWVRNESGFGRPLLAAKMLDAFESNALFRDPVVSHFFCVPGKATPLLTVTDVLAGLVYGLLANSRYEEPVLPQIRRSFSRRVKNIRNEPSGFAVLVDLFLEIVRDIRQINQTQQLVLVISDPESCITDVYGNSISNLMDFTKSSSRTIANIKWIIISQKSPSASEWGLQIADLGLKTLILNPISTAAALGLTGFLKQITETGRKLRIMYQSLDHNRVSGDEVSSFRHCSGAIFWMKPHKPGSKQESRLLWYRQNIASPTAVASSFLGIHVASDQFAMEEQYFPKVYFSFASLVSPGSTRLSETEPQSLLAKALWGIVTQLLLSICGSESSMAAFMLSLSHKSLQDLVKILGSTMDAEKIKPWSLSTLYPESGDQIGTPEVMDDKTWLEMAKPLTSNHLTLLRIIMASILQRAYHNKKSAVLVLDSVQLIQPSDFQQLVDLLQEVGHGLRVLICVSASPEDFASEKVGWGSISDAWVDKSTEYKECLQSLRFNSMYQRQYQIVDALADTNQWLWVNEEYMKWRDDGGLLWISGKAGSGKSVLANTILQTLRQNPKECLDANPWSVCAWFYSARGVTGGTQHDSMLRTLIFDIIGDNLAAFHAMKDIYRDLVRQCNGLVTWPLGVLQNVLLLLSGSSSIPNTVAVIDAFDESEKDDNPQNIRANITAMFRRLVSLSSGRMRIIFLSRPDADIAKGFREFRHISVQDNNRRDILKIIDDGIFKIRSAWNRIIDNPDWDVSDDNEHPTTPGAARDQIILPAEVEAEINDMKKYLISKASGVTLWVVLVLKDLQIRLQSQDCFTISDLRMTLEALPVDLEDLYLYFRMMQESQISKSPNRPSYTKQMLTWIVGSQRWSPLQLDELWEAIAIFGPTHVPWSDGETVDVSRGFIARNKIQFGRSWERVYHLIHQHCGLLVEVHRVEDPSASARAHGRVAGLGASANWTVQLAHETVRKFFRNPKKSGHLFIDIEAAEIMVATTSYLYLGVARSPQITAPDPKLSAQVKTDVLELMMSSVSTASGFEPQFLALAEFLRTRPLARFALQVIHRTSSEGSFLRILKECDDGFLAAQDRFITHWVADLCFTPVTPETGIRDFIRYCCSNGRGDFFAYISGLTEKYSQHSCEQSYGRAHRLRDDRRYEIVGGAIETLAMVPAEYWTCFRFVAETLFEEIVRITGSPVSFGRMDRRYTRSFGPFCIAQGLELLFDMRWSLS, from the exons ATGTTTTCCTCTTGTGATTTCCCGGCCACGGAAATTGATGAACCTGAAATAAGTGCAAGAGGGTCGAAGCCACATTCTCCTTCCAGACCTTCCATCATCAGGTCTGACTTCggcgacaacaacagaatTCATCTTGGTGATCTAAACTATCATTTCCCAAGCG GCTCGTACCATCCTAGTACACCCTTCCAGAAAAACGACTCATTTCTTTCCGACGTGTCGGCCATTGACCCTCAGAACCAAAGATCCTGGATCAAAAGTCTCAATCCAGCTTGGTATGCAAGGGCATTTAGCGACTTACTTGGTGAAAATGAGGAATTTGGGAAATGGTTGACGAGTAATGCCGGCCAACTTCTCTGGGTACGCAATGAATCTGGCTTTGGACGCCCACTcctggccgccaagatgTTGGACGCGTTCGAGTCCAATGCCTTGTTCCGAGACCCCGTCGTCTCCCACTTCTTTTGCGTCCCGGGCAAAGCCACTCCGCTGCTGACTGTCACCGACGTTCTTGCGGGACTGGTATATGGCCTGTTGGCCAATTCACGCTATGAAGAACCAGTCCTGCCGCAAATACGGCGGTCATTTTCTCGGAGAGTCAAAAACATTCGAAACGAACCCTCCGGGTTTGCTGTTCTGGTAGATTTGTTTCTCGAAATCGTGAGGGACATCCGTCAGATTAATCAAACCCAACAACTTGTACTGGTAATCTCTGACCCGGAGTCCTGCATAACGGATGTCTATGGTAACAGCATATCGAATCTCATGGACTTTACAAAGTCAAGTTCGAGAACCATCGCGAATATTAAATGGATAATCATCAGCCAAAAGTCCCCTTCAGCGAGCGAATGGGGGCTTCAGATAGCCGATTTAGGATTGAAGACGCTAATCCTAAATCCTATTTCCACCGCAGCAGCACTTGGCCTTACTGGATTCCTGAAGCAGATCACTGAAACCGGTCGCAAACTCCGCATAATGTATCAAAGCCTTGATCATAACCGAGTATCTGGCGACGAAGTTTCCTCGTTCCGCCACTGCTCTGGGGCGATATTCTGGATGAAGCCACACAAACCGGGGTCGAAGCAGGAGTCTCGTCTTTTGTGGTACCGACAGAATATTGCGTCACCAACAGCTGTGGCTTCGAGTTTCCTTGGTATTCACGTTGCGTCGGATCAGTTTGCAATGGAAGAACAATACTTTCCAAAGGTTTATTTCTCGTTCGCCTCCTTGGTTTCGCCTGGATCAACTCGCTTATCTGAAACCGAGCCACAGAGTTTGCTCGCAAAAGCTCTCTGGGGCATTGTTACCCAGCTACTTCTATCAATCTGCGGATCCGAGTCTTCCATGGCCGCATTTATGCTATCACTTTCCCACAAGTCTTTGCAAGACTTGGTAAAAATCCTTGGCTCTACAATGGATGCAGAAAAAATCAAACCATGGTCTCTATCTACACTTTATCCTGAGAGTGGCGATCAAATAGGGACTCCAGAAGTTATGGATGACAAAACCTGGCTGGAGATGGCGAAGCCTTTAACTAGCAATCATCTAACGTTGCTGCGGATTATAATGGCGTCCATTCTTCAACGAGCTTATCACAACAAAAAGAGCGCAGTCCTCGTACTCGATAGTGTACAGCTCATCCAACCATCAGACTTCCAGCAACTTGTTGATCTACTCCAAGAGGTGGGTCACGGTCTTCGAGTTCTGATATGTGTGAGCGCCTCGCCAGAGGACTTCGCAAGTGAAAAGGTGGGCTGGGGTTCGATTTCAGATGCTTGGGTTGATAAATCAACAGAGTACAAGG AGTGTCTACAGAGCCTCCGATTCAACAGCATGTATCAACGGCAATATCAGATTGTTGATGCTTTAGCCGACACAAATCAGTGGCTATGGGTCAACGAGGAGTACATGAAGTGGCGGGACGACGGTGGTCTTCTTTGGATTTCTGGGAAAGCAGGAAGCGGCAAGTCGGTGCTTGCCAACACAATCCTGCAGACTCTTCGCCAAAACCCCAAAGAGTGTCTGGATGCCAACCCTTGGTCAGTCTGTGCATGGTTCTATTCGGCTCGAGGCGTCACCGGCGGAACACAGCATGACTCGATGCTCCGAACATTGATCTTCGATATCATTGGAGACAACCTGGCCGCTTTCCACGCTATGAAAGACATCTATCGAGATCTGGTCAGGCAATGTAATGGTCTGGTTACCTGGCCTCTAGGTGTTTTGCAAAACGTCCTTCTACTACTCTCTGGTTCCTCTTCCATACCCAACACGGTAGCAGTCATTGACGCTTTCGATGAGTCGGAAAAGGATGACAATCCTCAAAATATCCGGGCAAATATCACCGCAATGTTCCGCCGACTCGTTAGCTTATCTTCAGGACGGATGCGAATCATCTTCCTCAGCAGGCCCGACGCTGACATTGCCAAGGGGTTTCGAGAGTTCCGTCACATTTCTGTTCAGGACAACAATCGGAGAGATATCTTGAAAATCATAGACGATGGCATCTTCAAGATACGATCAGCTTGGAACAGGATCATAGACAACCCGGACTGGGATGTTTCCGACGACAACGAACACCCAACAACGCCTGGCGCCGCTAGGGATCAGATAATCCTACCAGCTGAAGTAGAGGCTGAGATTAATGACATGAAGAAGTATCTCATTTCGAAGGCTTCCGGAGTAACACTCTGGGTGGTTCTCGTTCTGAAAGACCTTCAGATTCGTTTACAAAGCCAAGATTGCTTTACAATCTCCGACCTCCGAATGACCCTCGAAGCTTTGCCGGTGGATCTGGAAGATCTGTACCTTTACTTCCGCATGATGCAGGAAAGTCAAATATCCAAGAGCCCAAACCGTCCATCTTACACCAAGCAAATGTTAACATGGATCGTTGGGTCACAGCGGTGGTCACCTCTGCAGCTTGACGAGCTCTGGGAGGCGATTGCAATCTTTGGCCCAACCCACGTCCCATGGTCTGATGGCGAGACGGTTGATGTTTCGAGGGGGTTTATTGCCAGGAACAAGATACAATTCGGAAGAAGCTGGGAACGGGTTTATCATCTCATTCACCAGCATTGCGGCCTGCTGGTAGAAGTACACCGCGTAGAGGACCCGTCTGCGTCAGCTCGGGCCCACGGCAGAGTTGCAGGCCTGGGCGCTTCGGCAAATTGGACTGTCCAGCTCGCACACGAGACTGTGAGGAAGTTCTTCAGAAACCCGAAAAAGAGCGGGCATCTCTTCATTGACATCGAGGCTGCTGAGATAATGGTCGCCACCACATCATACTTATACTTGGGGGTTGCCCGATCTCCGCAGATAACAGCCCCCGACCCCAAATTGAGCGCTCAAGTCAAGACGGACGTACTGGAGCTCATGATGAGCTCTGTATCGACAGCTTCGGGCTTCGAGCCTCAGTTTTTAGCTCTCGCGGAGTTTCTTCGCACTCGACCGCTCGCTCGCTTCGCGTTACAAGTTATACATCGAACCAGTTCTGAAGGTTCCTTTTTGCGCATCCTGAAGGAATGCGACGACGGCTTTTTGGCAGCCCAGGATCGTTTCATCACCCACTGGGTTGCGGATCTGTGCTTCACTCCTGTCACCCCCGAGACCGGCATACGGGACTTCATTCGTTACTGTTGCTCCAATGGCCGCGGTGACTTCTTTGCCTACATCAGCGGCCTCACAGAAAAGTACAGTCAACATTCTTGCGAGCAGTCATACGGGAGGGCACATCGGTTGCGCGATGATCGTCGTTACGAGATTGTTGGCGGCGCAATCGAGACCTTGGCAATGGTTCCGGCTGAATACTGGACTTGCTTTCGATTCGTTGCAGAAACTTTGTTTGAGGAAATCGTTCGAATCACTGGAAGTCCGGTGTCCTTTGGCCGGATGGACCGGCGCTACACCCGTTCCTTCGGCCCGTTTTGTATCGCCCAAGGTCTAGAGCTACTTTTCGACATGCGTTGG TCACTGTCCTGA
- a CDS encoding Putative peptidase S8/S53 domain, Fn3-like domain, peptidase S8, subtilisin, His-active, with amino-acid sequence MPRLSKILHSALVAIAAATSAVTATVTEGGFASGRNRLAPPASDAASGRYIVELEKSTGPNARQEDSSNADSLVGQISSLGYEATVKEDFTTISGRFRGVSVEIANVDNSNNKNNANSNSSGVVDEIKSIPGVADAWPVQPIALDVSFEVTTDSQRWNPHIATRVSELHDRGLTGAGQRVCVVDSGVDVDHPALLGKVAGGRNLVDGDGSPSSSATTLTDCAGHGTFVSSVIAAAHKDFAGVAPDAEIYMYKVFGCSDATSNDLVLKGMLAADSDDCDIISVSIGSNTGYADSVLSRVASEIAQDRLIVIAAGNSGEMGPYFASSPAAGRGVVSVGSVEASQTLGWPATLVSSGGQSLNISYVTYDGAKFNQTVHVPIVLNAGDSCNIAGSGSETTAVLAKRGVCNSFQSFRSIANAGFGYGILFDSYNQGAYYFDDVAASSDTLQLMAVTTASVGEWASAQVAKNYTLHLKIESDAQPAAFAAEVPSAGQVSSFTSWGPTYENGFSPIVSAPGGVVYGAFPDGRFAISSGTSFATPYISGVAALWFAHAKKDRAEFVRRLTSTALVLPAFDITDGKVVGGGLAASLAQQGAGLVDAAKLFDYTTVLLSEPTLSLNDTDNRVSTHTFRIQNTGPEEVTYNISHVAASTISSRNSIWYPNTYYPPLLSVTGSLSEAKTVTVAAGATSDIEITVSAPDVTAESGALWSGKILLAGSNDELLTVPYIGIEASTYNWTPLHHSPESYRYDQTDGSLYPIDYQGLAYRPAEFDSPEVYFAFRYGTYEFSVDLVGVDWKTEQFSYPPQHASGSRAWYGSVRFQSYEGGGYMDFPMREVVRFNLGTYITFRSFANGTDIPSGRYRIFTRALRIFGDAANPDDWQLFLSDPFSIQLGDDPIPGQNATWTSSVPASTAAATTTITTAAAPTTTSVVTTTAPISVPGSTTTLSATATPTGLADAFTSLKLQRLQEDTPFIIDPAAWMELHVQISLPSPVPADSVISFAVPPEITDIAQDVQLSASGAQAGHASFDPETRLYTIELAEWTTWNKNMVGNFFVMCRFTPEFAASMKQGTYVVQFPTVGRVHEASVYYTAVDRSAVYERLSTAPFDGTLLYTAEVEVPASLGPWDFVRLTTSHAANSDGFVCANSSVAVGTALDAENRITASTDVTASATEVCNVKNFRAVYNETLAGDEVLRFTVASIQGDRDMWTLSVAYLLDVQLSNGTMVLYDQRTLAFEKNPRLRTWGFNAFEGERA; translated from the coding sequence ATGCCTAGGCTGTCCAAGATCCTCCATTCGGCCCTCGtagccatcgccgccgccacttcggccgtgacggcgacggtgacagAGGGCGGCTTTGCCAGCGGCCGCAACCGCctcgcgccgcccgcctccgaTGCCGCGTCGGGCCGCTACATCGTTGAGCTAGAGAAGTCAACGGGCCCCAACGCGCGCCAGGAGGACTCCTCCAACGCCGACTCCCTCGTGGGGCAGATCTCGTCCCTCGGCTACGAGGCCACGGTCAAAGAGGACTTCACCACCATCTCGGGCCGCTTCAGGGGCGTCTCGGTCGAGATCGCCAACGTCGAtaacagcaacaacaagaacaacgCCAACAGCAACTCGTCcggggtcgtcgacgagatcaagAGCATCCcgggcgtcgccgacgcctgGCCGGTGCAGCCCATCGCGCTCGACGTCTCGTTCGAGGTGACGACGGACTCGCAGAGGTGGAACCCGCACATTGCCACGCGCGTCAGCGAGCTGCACGACCGCGGCCTCACCGGCGCGGGCCAGCGCGTCTGCGTGGTCGacagcggcgtcgacgtcgaccacCCGGCGCTGCTCGGCAAggtggccggcggccgaaacctcgtcgacggagacggctctccttcttcctcagcCACCACCCTCACGGACTGCGCCGGCCACGGCACGTTCGTCTCCTCggtcatcgccgccgcgcacAAGGACTTCGCCGGCGTGGCCCCCGACGCGGAGATCTACATGTACAAGGTGTTTGGGTGCAGCGACGCGACGTCCAACGACCTGGTGCTCAAGGGCATGCTCGCGGCCGATTCAGATGACTGCGATATTATCTCTGTGTCCATCGGCAGCAACACGGGCTACGCCGACTCCGTGCTGTCCCGCGTGGCGAGCGAGATCGCGCAGGACAggctcatcgtcatcgcggCGGGCAACTCGGGCGAGATGGGGCCGTACTTTGCCAGttccccggccgccggccgcggcgtcgtctccgtcggcTCCGTCGAAGCATCTCAAACCCTAGGCTGGCCCGCGACTCTCGTCTCCTCTGGCGGTCAGTCCCTCAACATCTCGTACGTCACGTATGACGGGGCCAAGTTCAACCAGACCGTTCACGTCCCTATcgtcctcaacgccggcgacTCGTGCAAcatcgccggctccggctccgagaCCACGGCCGTCCTGGCGAAGCGCGGCGTCTGTAACTCGTTCCAGTCTTTCAGGTCGATCGCCAACGCCGGTTTCGGCTACGGAATCCTCTTCGACTCCTACAACCAGGGCGCCTACTActtcgacgacgtcgccgcctcgtccgacACCCTCCAGCTCATGGCCGTaacgacggcgtcggtgggAGAATGGGCGTCCGCCCAGGTTGCCAAGAACTACACTCTCCACCTCAAGATCGAGAGCGAcgcccagcccgccgccttcgccgcggAGGTGCCCAGCGCAGGACAGGTCTCGAGCTTCACCTCATGGGGCCCGACGTACGAAAACGGCTTCTCACCCATCGTCTCGgcccccggcggcgtcgtctacGGCGCGTTCCCCGACGGCCGGTTCGCCATCTCCTCGGGGACCTCTTTCGCCACGCCGTACATCTCGGGCGTCGCCGCGCTGTGGTTTGCGCACGCGAAGAAGGACCGCGCCGAGTTCGTGCGGAGGCTCACGTccaccgccctcgtccttcctGCTTTCGACATCACGGACGGCAaagtcgtcggcggcgggttgGCGGCGTCTCTCGCGCAGCAGGGCGCCGGTCTCGTTGATGCGGCCAAGTTGTTCGACTACACCACTGTCCTCCTCTCGGAACCGACTCTCTCGTTGAACGACACCGACAACCGCGTGAGCACGCATACGTTTCGCATCCAGAACACCGGACCGGAGGAGGTCACGTACAACATCTCGCACGTCGCCGCCTCTACCATCTCTTCCAGGAACAGCATCTGGTACCCAAACACATATTACCCGCCTCTGCTCTCGGTCACTGGCTCCTTGTCAGAGGCTAAGACCGTCACGGTTGCTGCTGGGGCTACTTCGGACATCGAGATCACAGTATCTGCTCCCGATGTCACTGCCGAGAGTGGTGCTCTCTGGAGTGGCAAGATTTTGCTCGCGGGCTCCAACGACGAGCTCCTGACGGTGCCCTACATCGGCATCGAGGCATCGACTTACAACTGGACTCCATTGCACCATAGCCCGGAATCCTACCGCTACGACCAGACCGACGGAAGCCTGTACCCGATCGACTACCAAGGTCTAGCTTACCGTCCTGCCGAGTTCGACTCGCCCGAGGTCTACTTCGCCTTCAGGTACGGCACGTATGAGTTCTcggtcgacctcgtcggcgtcgactgGAAGACGGAGCAGTTCTCGTACCCGCCGCAACACGCCTCTGGCTCCCGGGCATGGTACGGGTCCGTTCGGTTCCAGTCAtacgagggcggcggctacATGGACTTCCCCATGCGCGAGGTCGTCCGCTTCAACCTCGGCACCTACATCACGTTCCGGTCCTTCGCCAACGGAACCGACATTCCCTCGGGCCGCTACCGCATCTTCACACGCGCCCTCCGCATCTTTGGCGACGCGGCGAACCCGGACGACTGGCAACTCTTCCTCTCGGACCCCTTTTCGATCCAGCTGGGCGATGATCCCATCCCTGGACAGAACGCGACGTGGACTTCGAGTGTCCCGGCGTCAACGGCCGCGGCTACGACAACAATCACGACTGCGGCTGCTCCCACGACCACATCGGTCGTCACGACTACGGCCCCGATCTCCGTCCCTGGCAGTACCACGACGCTCTCAGCAACTGCTACGCCTACCGGCCTCGCTGACGCCTTTACCTCTCTCAAGCTTCAACGCCTGCAGGAGGACACACCCTTCATcatcgacccggccgcctgGATGGAGCTCCACGTCCAGATCTCCCTCCCGtcccccgtccccgccgacTCCGTCATCTCCTTCGCCGTGCCCCCCGAGATCACCGACATCGCCCAGGACGTCCAGCTCTCCGCCTCGGGCGCCCAAGCCGGCCACGCCTCCTTCGACCCGGAGACCCGGCTGTACACCatcgagctggccgagtgGACGACCTGGAACAAGAACATGGTCGGCAACTTCTTCGTCATGTGCCGCTTCACGCCCGAGTTCGCGGCCTCGATGAAGCAGGGCACGTACGTCGTGCAGTTCCCGACAGTCGGCAGGGTCCACGAGGCCAGCGTCTACTATACCGCCGTCGACCGCTCCGCCGTCTACGAGCGGCTGTCCACCGCGCCCTTTGACGGAACGTTGCTGTACACCGCCGAGGTGGAGGTGCCCGCGTCCCTGGGGCCCTGGGACTTCGTCCGCCTCACCACCTCCCACGCGGCCAACTCGGACGGCTTCGTCTGCGCCAACTCAAGCGTGGCCGTCGGCACCGCCctggacgccgagaaccGCATCACGGCATCCACGGACGTGACGGCGTCCGCGACGGAGGTGTGCAACGTGAAGAACTTCCGGGCCGTGTACAACGAGAccctggccggcgacgaggtcctccGCTTCACGGTGGCCAGCATCCAGGGCGACCGGGATATGTGGACGCTGAGCGTTGCGTACCTGCTCGACGTCCAGCTCTCGAACGGGACCATGGTGCTGTACGACCAGCGGACGCTGGCCTTTGAGAAGAACCCGCGCCTGAGGACCTGGGGGTTCAACGCGTTCGAAGGGGAGAGGGCGTAA
- a CDS encoding Putative Clr5 domain-containing protein, with protein sequence MDLNFFPTATADSTLLGTLDGDQAASEPQLWDASAEYTELITSPGALGLMQGLAFRPASASKSLTTWPTTATGQPRVSRPESQEDWDAKKDTIRKLYLEENLPLQDVVDTMSKKHSFSATERMYKRQFQKWNWRKYNTKAYQQSHAQCIHVKSSRGMATCRRPARRRRPKQVPIHKSTVYHLAVRSNPNFAQDTTTFTIPLFHGNQTYEWLEKTYANLREIIVGTARRDPAWSQSDRYCLRTASGAFAYRQFELAFDFSDIEDYTNYGSTLRSAFLEVENTLHSAYEPIDVFVHLLVYIPQCIFDEERFDILKTYLLFLSQMLDIRRPEQPITLAATAMQKLFSTEVGPINRHTLDTMMRIVSDCYTEIRGEYDLGSMHARIIALPCATDDSDSVLCINGLQSLHHSCIVWLDDIAEKLGEASHEYHQVVLSLLGLATLSSATDYALELYGKGCALLTEANPASRKDWSENSLSLLSDYNELMAISIGEDKEDLAIFYLRESLSVREIICRKTDRDSEPHRFNRTRIASYRIQLIDQLASLGRVLEAAELRAHLAQSDYLLEMQEKDLSQLTGLFADPLPQECY encoded by the exons ATGGACCTCAATTTTTTCCCCACCGCGACGGCGGATTCCACGCTTCTCGGCACCCTCGACGGTGACCAGGCCGCATCAGAGCCTCAACTCTGggacgcctcggccgagtaCACCGAGCTCATCACATCGCCCGGCGCATTGGGACTGATGCAAGGACTCGCATTCCGCCCAGCATCAGCCTCAAAATCTCTCACAACTTGGccaaccaccgccaccgGTCAACCCCGGGTTTCTCGCCCCGAGAGCCAAGAAGACTGGGACGCAAAGAAGGACACCATTCGAAAGCTTTACCTCGAGGAGAACCTTCCACTCCAGGACGTCGTTGACACCATGTCGAAGAAGCATTCTTTCTCGGCTAC TGAAAGGATGTACAAGCGGCAGTTCCAGAAATGGAACTGGAGAAAATACAACACGAAAGCATATCAACAAAGCCACGCCCAATGCATTCATGTGAAATCGTCCCGCGGAATGGCGACATGCCGGAGACCAGCTAGGCGACGCCGCCCCAAGCAGGTCCCCATCCACAAAAGCACTGTTTACCATCTCGCGGTCCGCTCGAACCCCAATTTTGCTCAGGATACCACGACATTCACAATACCCCTTTTTCACGGAAACCAAACATACGAATGGCTCGAAAAGACCTACGCCAACCTTCGCGAGATCATAGTAGGCACAGCTCGGCGAGACCCTGCTTGGAGTCAATCGGATCGTTATTGTTTACGGACCGCGAGTGGAGCCTTTGCATACCGTCAGTTTGAACTCGCCTTCGACTTTTCTGATATTGAAGATTATACAAATTATGGTTCCACCCTTCGTTCAGCATTCCTCGAGGTTGAGAATACCCTCCACAGCGCATATGAACCAATCGACGTGTTCGTACACCTCCTTGTCTACATTCCGCAATGTATtttcgacgaggagagatTCGATATTTTGAAGACATACCTACTCTTCCTCTCCCAAATGCTGGATATCAGAAGGCCCGAGCAACCCATTACTCTCGCTGCCACAGCAATGCAAAAACTATTTTCAACAGAAGTTGGACCAATCAACCGACACACCTTGGACACAATGATGCGGATAGTATCAGATTGCTACACAGAAATTCGTGGAGAATACGACTTGGGTAGCATGCACGCTAGAATCATAGCGCTTCCGTGCGCCACTGATGATTCCGACAGTGTCTTGTGCATCAACGGGCTTCAGTCACTCCACCACAGTTGCATAGTCTGGTTGGATGATATTGCTGAGAAATTAGGTGAAGCCTCGCACGAATACCATCAAGTGGTATTGAGTTTGCTTGGACTGGCCACGTTGTCTAGCGCAACAGACTACGCCCTTGAACTGTATGGAAAGGGATGTGCTCTGCTCACGGAAGCAAATCCTGCCTCGCGAAAAGACTGGAGTGAGAACTCACTATCTCTTCTTAGCGATTACAATGAGTTAATGGCCATCTCGATCGGAGAAGACAAAGAAGACCTAGCCATCTTCTACCTGCGAGAGTCCTTGTCAGTGAGGGAAATCATATGCAGGAAGACTGATAGAGATTCAGAACCCCACCGATTCAACAGAACAAGGATAGCTTCCTACCGCATCCAGTTAATTGACCAGTTGGCCTCGCTTGGAAGGGTCCTAGAGGCGGCCGAGCTAAGAGCTCATTTGGCCCAATCCGACTATCTGCTCGAGATGCAGGAGAAGGACTTAAGTCAGTTGACAGGATTGTTTGCAGACCCCCTGCCTCAGGAATGCTATTAG